Part of the Kitasatospora sp. NBC_01266 genome, GAGGTCTTCGTCCTGCACCTCGACCCGGACGACGAGAACCGGTTCCACCCCGACCGGCTGACCGCGCTGGAGGCGGCGCTCGACGAGGTGGAGGCCGCCACCGGTCCCCGGGCGCTGGTCACGGTGGGCAGCGGCAAGTTCTGGTCCAACGGTCTGGACCTGGACTGGCTGTTCGCCAACGCCGACCAGTACGCGGCCTACCTGGACCGGGTGCACACCCTGCTGGCCCGCACGCTGGCCTCGCCGGTGGTGACGGTCGCCGCGCTCAACGGGCACACCTTCGCCGCGGGCGCGATGTGGGCGCTGGCCCACGACTTCCGGGTGATGCGGGCGGACCGGGGCTACTTCTGCCTGCCCGAGGTCGACCTCGACCTGCCCTTCCAGCGCGGCATGTCGGACCTGATCCGGGCCCGGCTGGCGCCGCAGACCGCGCACGAGCTGATGACCACGGCCCGCCGCTACGGCGGCGAACAGGCCCTGGCCGCCGGCATCGTGCAGGCCGTGGCGAGCGCCGAGCAGCTGACCGCCGCGGCGGTGGAACTGGCCCGCCCGCTCGCGGCCAAGAGCCGGCCGGTGCGCGCCGAGATCAAGGAGACCCTCTACGCGGAGACCCTGGCCTCGTTGCGCACCCCGACAGCGGGCTGAGCGAGCCGGAGTTGACGTGGAGTCAGACGCGGCGGGCCAGGTGGACGACATCCGGCACGCCGCGGCTGACCGCGATCTCCAGGGTGTGGACCTCGGTGAACCCGGCCTCGCGCAGCGCGGTTTCGAACGCCGGTGAGGGCTGGGCGCTCCAGACCGCCAGGATGCCACCGGGGTTCAGCCGGGCGCGGGCGTTGGCCAGGCCGACCGGGCCGTAGAGGCCGGAGTTGGCCTCGGTGACCGTCCAGTCCGGGCCGTTGTCGATGTCGAGGCAGAGCGCGTCGTAGCGGTCCTCGGTGCCGGCGAGGTACTCGACCAGGTCGGTGGGCAGGACGGCGACCCGGGGGTCGGCCAGCGCGCCCGCCGTGATGGCGCCGAGCGGTCCCCTCCGGTGCCAGTCGATGATCGCCGTCTCCCGCTCGGCCACCACGATCCGGCCCCAGCGCGGCTCGGCCGCCGCGTGCGCGAGCGAGAACCCCACGCCCAGGCCGCCGATCAGCACGCTGGGGCGGGCGGCGGCGAGCCGCTCCAACGCGGCGTCGATCAGCAGGCGTTCGGAGCGGCCGTCGGCGGTGTCCATCAGGAAGCAGCCGTTGGCGATGATCTCGTGGTCCGCGCCGCGCCGGCGCAGCACCACCTCACCGTGCGGGCCCTCGCGGCGGTCGAGCACGACGGCCTCGGCCGCCTGGTCCCTGGCGGGCGGTTCGGACATCTCTGGTTCCCTCGGTCCTGCCGGTGATTCCGGGGACGATTATGCCGTCGCCGTCGCAAGGGCGCCGTCGAATTTCCGGCCGTCGCGTCGCAGTCGCCATCGCCGTCGCCGTCATCGGCGGGCGAAACCGGCCGAGTTGGCCCGGGCGGTCGCCGGCGCCGGGTAGCGCGCCGGCCCTGCGCTCGGCCGCTCGCGCCGCCCGTCGGCGGCCGGCCAGATCCGGACGGCGCAGACCGTGCCGACCAGCGCGAGCGCGCCCAGGGCCAGATCGGCGGTGAGCAGACCCGCCTGCGCGCCGAGCCAGCCGGCCAGCGGATAGGTGAGCAGCCAGCAGCTGTGCGAGAGCGAGAACTGGGCGGCGAAGGCGTCGGCCCGCCGCTCCGGCGCGATGGAGCGCCGGATCAGCCGCCCGGCCGGCGCGTTGATCACGGCGCCGGCCGCACCGAGTCCGGCCCAGCCGGCCAGCAGCAGCGGCCACTGCCAGGCACCGTGGCCCCGGGCGCTGAGCACGGCGAGCGGCCCGCACAGCAGCCCGGTGATGGCCCACCCGGCGGGCAGCATCACGCCGCGCTCCCGGGTCCGCTCCAGCACCCGGGGCAGCAGCAGCGCCGCCGTCATCGACCCCGCGCCGTAGGCGCCGAGCGCGAACGGCACGTCGGTGGCGGCGCGGTGCAGGTGGTCGCGGACGTAGACGATGGTGTTGACGAAGACCAGCGCGCCGCCGGCCGCCACCGTCAGGTCGAGCGCGAGCAGCGCCCGCAGCCGCGCGGTACCCCAGAGCAGCCGGGCGCCGTGGCCGGCCCTGGCCAGCACGCCGCCCTCCACCGGGGCCCGCAGCGGCTTGGGCAGCGCGACCGAGACCACCAGCGAGGCCGAGGCGAGGAACCCGGCCATGGTGCCGAGGAAGAGCTGGTGGTAGCTGATGACCGTGAGCAGGCCGGCCGCGAGGGCGGGGCTGAACAGGCTCTCCAGGTCGTAGGCGAGGCTGGAGAGCGACAGCGCCCGGGTGTAGTCGCGCTCGGCGGGCAGCACCTCGGGGATCACCGACTGGAAGGCCGGGGTGAAGGCGGCCGAGGCGGCCTGCAGCAGGAAGATCAGCAGGTAGACCTGCCAGACCTGGTCGACGAACGGCAGCGTCACCGCCACCGCGGCCCGGATCAGGTCGGCGCCGACCAGCAGCAGCCGCCGGGGCAGCCGATGCGCGTAGGCGCTGATCAGCGGCGCGAGGCCGACGAACGCGATCATCTTGATCGCCAGCGCGGTTCCCAGCACCGAGCCGGCGTCGGCGCCCGCGATGTCGTAGGCGAGCAGGCTGAGCGCGACCGTCGCGAGGCCGGTGCCGACCAGGGCGATGACCTGCGCGGCGAAGAGGTGGCGGTAGGTGCGGTGGCGGAGCACGGACAGCATGGCGTCCCTCGCAGGGCCGACGACACGGTGGCCCGACCATCGTAGCCAACATGTCAGCACTTGTGCACATGTTGGCTCGTTGCTGCCGCCGGTTCCCGTCTCGGGCTCCCGGCCCGGCTCAGTCGTGCGAGGGCAGCGAGCCGATCTCGTGCTCGGCGACGTTCAGCGCCTCGTCGACCAGGCGGCGCAGATGCCCGTGCCGCAGCGCGTAGACGACCCGGCGGCCGTCCTTGCGGGTGGTCACCAGACCGGCCAGCCGCAGCTTGGCGAGGTGCTGGCTGACCGAGGTACGCGCCGCGTTGCAGGCCTCGGTCAGCGTGGTGACGTCCGCCTCGCCATGGCCCAGGCGGTGCAGCAGCGACAGGCGGGTGCGGTCGGCGAGCAGCGCGAGGATCCCGGCGGCGATCTCCAGCTGCTCCTCGGTGACCGGCTGCTGCGTGTGGTTCGCACCTGAGACCTGCGTGCCGTTGCTCATGGCCTCATCGTAGGTGGGCCGGTACGGCGCCCGGCCCTGCGCGGACGGCCCCACCGGTTGCGTCCTACCGGTACGCCGACTCCCCGGTGATCGCCTCGCCCAGCACCAGCGTGTGGATCTCACTGGTCCCCTCGTACGTCAGCACCGACTCCAGGTTGTTGGCGTGCCGCAGCACCGGGTAGTCCGTGGTGATCCCGTTGGCGCCCAGCACCGTCCGGGCGCTGCGCGCGATCTCCAGCGCGGTGCGCACGTTGTTGAGCTTGCCGAAGCTCACCTGCGCGGCCTTCGCCCGTCCCGCCTCCTTCAACCGCCCGATCCGCCAGGCGACCAGGTAGGCCTTCTCCAGCTCCAGCGCCATCTCCACCAGCTTCTCCTGGGTGAGCTGGAAGGCCGCGATCGGGCGGCCGAACTGCACCCGGCTCTTCGCGTACTCCAGCGCCGCCTGGTAGCAGTCCCGGGCCGCGCCCACGGTGCCCCAGAGGATCCCGTACCGGGCCTCGTTGAGGCAGGAGAGCGGCCCGCGCAGCCCGCTGACCCCGGGCAGCACCGCGTCGCCCGGCAGCAGCACCTCGTCGAAGCTCAGCCCGCTGGTCACCGAGGCCCGCAGCGAGAGCTTGCCGGGCACGTCGGTGGCGGTGAAGCCGGGGGTGTCGGTGGGCACCACGAAGCCGCGCACCCCGTCCTCGGTCTGCGCCCAGACCACGGCGACGTCCGCCACGCTCCCGTTGGTGATCCACATCTTGCTGCCGTTGAGCACCCAGTCCGTGCCCTTGCGCCGCGCGGTGGTCCGCATCCCGGCCGGGTCGGAGCCGAAGTCCGGCTCGGTCAGCGCGAAGCAGCCGATCGCCCGGCCGGCCGCCATGTCCGGCAGCCAGCGCTGCTTCTGCTGCTCGGAGCCGAAGGCGTGGATCGCCCGCATCGCCAGCGAGCCCTGCACCGAGACGAAGCTGCGCAGTCCCGAGTCGGCCGCCTCCACCTCCAGGCACGCCACTCCGTAGGCCACCGCCCCGGCCCCGGCGCAGCCGTAGCCGTCCAGGTGCATACCGAGCAGGCCGAGCTTGCCCAGCTCGGGCGCCAGTTCACGGGCCGGGAAGAAGCCGCGCTCGAACCAGTCGGCGATGTTCGGCCGGACCAGGTCGTCGGTGAACCGGCGGACGGTGTCCTGGATCAGCCGTTCCTCGTCGGTGAGCAGGTCGCCCACTGCGAGCAGGTCGATCGGGTCGGGTCCACCCGGGCGGGCGGTGCTGGCGGACATGCGGCGCTCCTGAGGGTCTGGGGGTCCGGTTGCGCGGTGCCGCACCATCCGTATCAGGCTTTACGCTGGCCGGAAAGCAGTCGCCGGTCGGTCACAGGGAAGACGGTGGTGGGCAGTGACGGATCCCACGACGCGCACGAAGCGTACGACTCGGGTGCCCGGCAAGGGCGTTGACGCTGCCGGCCGGGAGGCCGGCGCCGAGTCGAAGGACGGCCGGGTGCAGAAGGGCAACGAGACCCGGCGCCTGGTGCTCGCCCGCGCGGTCTCGATCGCCTCGGTCGAGGGCCTGGGCGGGCTCTCGCTCGGGCGGTTGGCGACCGAGCTGTCGCTGAGCAAGAGCGGGGTGTTCGCGCTCTTCGGCTCCAAGGAGGAGCTGCAACTGGCGACCGTGCGTGCCGCCCAGCGGATCTACTGGGACATCGTGATCGAGCCGGTGCACCGGCAGCCGCCCGGGGTCGGGCAGCTGTGGGAGCTGGCGCAGCGCTGGCTGGAGT contains:
- a CDS encoding enoyl-CoA hydratase-related protein gives rise to the protein MPKLERDGEVFVLHLDPDDENRFHPDRLTALEAALDEVEAATGPRALVTVGSGKFWSNGLDLDWLFANADQYAAYLDRVHTLLARTLASPVVTVAALNGHTFAAGAMWALAHDFRVMRADRGYFCLPEVDLDLPFQRGMSDLIRARLAPQTAHELMTTARRYGGEQALAAGIVQAVASAEQLTAAAVELARPLAAKSRPVRAEIKETLYAETLASLRTPTAG
- a CDS encoding spermidine synthase; the encoded protein is MSEPPARDQAAEAVVLDRREGPHGEVVLRRRGADHEIIANGCFLMDTADGRSERLLIDAALERLAAARPSVLIGGLGVGFSLAHAAAEPRWGRIVVAERETAIIDWHRRGPLGAITAGALADPRVAVLPTDLVEYLAGTEDRYDALCLDIDNGPDWTVTEANSGLYGPVGLANARARLNPGGILAVWSAQPSPAFETALREAGFTEVHTLEIAVSRGVPDVVHLARRV
- a CDS encoding MFS transporter, translating into MLSVLRHRTYRHLFAAQVIALVGTGLATVALSLLAYDIAGADAGSVLGTALAIKMIAFVGLAPLISAYAHRLPRRLLLVGADLIRAAVAVTLPFVDQVWQVYLLIFLLQAASAAFTPAFQSVIPEVLPAERDYTRALSLSSLAYDLESLFSPALAAGLLTVISYHQLFLGTMAGFLASASLVVSVALPKPLRAPVEGGVLARAGHGARLLWGTARLRALLALDLTVAAGGALVFVNTIVYVRDHLHRAATDVPFALGAYGAGSMTAALLLPRVLERTRERGVMLPAGWAITGLLCGPLAVLSARGHGAWQWPLLLAGWAGLGAAGAVINAPAGRLIRRSIAPERRADAFAAQFSLSHSCWLLTYPLAGWLGAQAGLLTADLALGALALVGTVCAVRIWPAADGRRERPSAGPARYPAPATARANSAGFARR
- a CDS encoding ArsR/SmtB family transcription factor, producing the protein MSNGTQVSGANHTQQPVTEEQLEIAAGILALLADRTRLSLLHRLGHGEADVTTLTEACNAARTSVSQHLAKLRLAGLVTTRKDGRRVVYALRHGHLRRLVDEALNVAEHEIGSLPSHD
- a CDS encoding acyl-CoA dehydrogenase family protein; translation: MSASTARPGGPDPIDLLAVGDLLTDEERLIQDTVRRFTDDLVRPNIADWFERGFFPARELAPELGKLGLLGMHLDGYGCAGAGAVAYGVACLEVEAADSGLRSFVSVQGSLAMRAIHAFGSEQQKQRWLPDMAAGRAIGCFALTEPDFGSDPAGMRTTARRKGTDWVLNGSKMWITNGSVADVAVVWAQTEDGVRGFVVPTDTPGFTATDVPGKLSLRASVTSGLSFDEVLLPGDAVLPGVSGLRGPLSCLNEARYGILWGTVGAARDCYQAALEYAKSRVQFGRPIAAFQLTQEKLVEMALELEKAYLVAWRIGRLKEAGRAKAAQVSFGKLNNVRTALEIARSARTVLGANGITTDYPVLRHANNLESVLTYEGTSEIHTLVLGEAITGESAYR